From Rutidosis leptorrhynchoides isolate AG116_Rl617_1_P2 chromosome 3, CSIRO_AGI_Rlap_v1, whole genome shotgun sequence, a single genomic window includes:
- the LOC139897929 gene encoding putative germin-like protein 2-1: MSNKVILLTVLASTFACLAFAEPAPLQDFCVADTSSSVIVNGVACKNPMQVQAEDFCFSGLHIMGNTSNAVRSKVTPVFATQLPGLNTLGISMVRIDYAPWGVNPPHSHPRATEILTVLEGTLQVGFVTSNPENRLITKVLQKQWRNIGDVFVFPVGLVHYQHNIGNGYATVIAALSSQNPGAITIANAAFGANPSISSDILARAFQVDKSLVDELQVKF, translated from the exons ATGTCCAACAAAGTCATCCTGTTGACCGTTTTAGCTTCAACTTTTGCTTGCCTTGCGTTTGCTGAACCTGCACCCCTCCAAGACTTTTGTGTAGCCGACACCAGTAGCTCAG TGATAGTAAATGGTGTAGCATGTAAGAACCCAATGCAAGTTCAAGCAGAGGATTTCTGCTTCAGTGGGCTCCACATTATGGGTAACACATCAAACGCTGTCAGATCAAAGGTGACCCCAGTCTTTGCGACTCAGTTACCTGGTCTAAACACTTTAGGAATCTCAATGGTTCGAATTGACTATGCACCATGGGGAGTCAATCCTCCTCACTCTCACCCACGAGCCACTGAGATCCTAACCGTTCTTGAAGGGACACTACAAGTCGGTTTTGTGACATCTAACCCTGAAAACCGTTTAATCACTAAGGTACTCCAAAAGCAGTGGCGGAATATT GGTgatgttttcgtgtttccagtggGGCTTGTTCACTACCAACATAATATTGGTAATGGATATGCAACCGTTATTGCTGCATTGAGCAGTCAGAATCCAGGTGCCATAACAATTGCAAATGCTGCTTTTGGTGCAAATCCTTCAATTTCAAGTGATATTTTAGCAAGAGCTTTTCAAGTTGATAAGAGTTTGGTGGATGAGCTACAAGTAAAGTTCTAG